ACCAAACGCGAACGCTGGTGGCGGCTGCCCCACCGCCAGACCGTGCTCGACCCGTCCGAGTTCCTCGACGACCCGGAGACCAGGCGCGCCCTCGACGTGTACCTGCGCGATCTCGTCGACCGGTACTACACCCGCGTCCGCACGTACCTGGACGAGGACTGGCCCGCCGAATGGCAACAAGCAGCCGGCCTCTCCGACTGGCGCAACCTCCACCTGACCCCAGCCCAACTAACCACCCTGAACGAAGAACTAGCCGCGGTAATAGACCGCTACACCACCCCCGAAACCACCAACCCACCCACGCCCGAGCAGGGCGATCGGGCCGAGCGGCGCGATCAGTCGGAGCGGCACGATCAGGCGGAGCGGCGCGATCAGGCGGAGCGGCGCGATCAGGCGGAGCGGGGTGATCGCATCGACCAGGCTGATCGCACCGAGCCGACCGAACTCACCTCGCAGGCCGGGCGGGCCGAGCCGGCGGAGGACACCGGGGCGGCTGCACAGGCTGGGCGGGCGGAGCGGGTTATCGTTCAGGTGCAGGCGTTTCCGCGGCGCCGATGAATCTGCTTCGGGCGCATCGCGACTTCCGGTTGTTCTGGATCGGCGAGACGATCAACCGGTTCGGCAGCGCCACCTCCTCGGTCGCGCTTCCACTGGTCGCGATTTCGATGCTCGAC
The genomic region above belongs to Kribbella solani and contains:
- a CDS encoding winged helix-turn-helix domain-containing protein, with product MRRIDARSLRGLAHPLRMRILEAIELDGPATSSTLAARLGENTGTISWHLRLLAEHDYLEEDPDRGTKRERWWRLPHRQTVLDPSEFLDDPETRRALDVYLRDLVDRYYTRVRTYLDEDWPAEWQQAAGLSDWRNLHLTPAQLTTLNEELAAVIDRYTTPETTNPPTPEQGDRAERRDQSERHDQAERRDQAERRDQAERGDRIDQADRTEPTELTSQAGRAEPAEDTGAAAQAGRAERVIVQVQAFPRRR